In the Haloarcula salinisoli genome, GCTGCAGGACTCGAATCGCTCCGGCGGCTACGTCTACGAGCTTCGCGAGGCCGACATCTGGGCCGCGCCACACGAGACCCTCGAGGACCTGCTGTCGACGATGCGGGACGTGCTGGGGGAGCGGTCGACCCACCTCGAAGAGTGGGTGACGAGCCAGTGGGAACGGGCCCGGAAGTTCCGGCTGTACACCCACGAGGACGGCTACGTCGTCCTCGAAGCCGAAAGCGACGACTTGATGGGCAACGTCGCCCGGCCGAAACTCGACGAGGACCTGTTGCGGGCGCCCATCTCCGACTCGGAGTCGTGGGTCGACGCCGACGCCACGGCCGAAATCAAGCGCACGCTGTACGAGGCCGGCTACCCGGTGCGTGACGACCGCGAGCTGGCCACCGGCGAGCCCCTGGAGATGGAACTGCGCCTGCGCCTGCGGGACTACCAGGCCGACTGGGTCGAGCGGTTCACCGAGCAGGGCTCGGGCGTCTTCGTCGGCCCACCGGGGTCGGGCAAGACCGTGGCGGCGATGGGCGCGATGGCCGCCGTCGGCGGGGAGACGCTGATTCTGGTGCCCTCGAGAGAACTCGCGACCCAATGGCGCGACGAACTGGTCAGACACACCACGCTGACCGACGAGGACATCGGCGAGTACCACGGTGGCGAGAAGGAGATTCGCCCCGTCACCATCGCCACCTACCGCACCGCCGGGATGGACCGTCACCGGAAGCTGTTCGACCAGCGCAAGTGGGGGCTCGTCGTCTTCGACGAGGTCCACCACGTACCAGCGCCCATCTACCGCCGCAGTGCGAACCTCCAGACCAAACACCGGCTCGGACTCACGGCGACGCCGACCCGCGAGTCCGACGACGAGGAGGAGATTTTCACGCTCGTCGGGCCGCCTATCGGCACCGACTGGGGGAAGCTCTTCGACGAGGGCTACGTCGCCGAGCCCGAAGTCGAGATTCGCCTGGTCCCCTGGGGGAGCGACGACGAGCGTACGGAGTACGCCGCCACGTCGGGCCACGACCGCCGGCAGGCCGCAGCGGGCAATACCGGAAAGATAGACGAGATACGCTACACGCTCGCCGAACACCCGGCGGCGAAGGCGCTGGTCTTCGTCGAGTATCTCGACGACGGGAAGGCCATCAGCGAGGCCATCGACGCGC is a window encoding:
- a CDS encoding DEAD/DEAH box helicase, encoding MTAEDSADAADEPLVELDAVYDAIDAVGRPHLTATELSRKTDLSPEQAREALEALADDGEIQRQDVSGVESVWYPTDVAEVTDRERVILFPDRREVVVEHPDQFTRAQLSQFARLQDSNRSGGYVYELREADIWAAPHETLEDLLSTMRDVLGERSTHLEEWVTSQWERARKFRLYTHEDGYVVLEAESDDLMGNVARPKLDEDLLRAPISDSESWVDADATAEIKRTLYEAGYPVRDDRELATGEPLEMELRLRLRDYQADWVERFTEQGSGVFVGPPGSGKTVAAMGAMAAVGGETLILVPSRELATQWRDELVRHTTLTDEDIGEYHGGEKEIRPVTIATYRTAGMDRHRKLFDQRKWGLVVFDEVHHVPAPIYRRSANLQTKHRLGLTATPTRESDDEEEIFTLVGPPIGTDWGKLFDEGYVAEPEVEIRLVPWGSDDERTEYAATSGHDRRQAAAGNTGKIDEIRYTLAEHPAAKALVFVEYLDDGKAISEAIDAPFISGETRHAERERLFDAFRRGEQDTLVVSRVGDEGIDLPDAELAVVASGLGGSRRQGAQRAGRTMRPAGDARMVVLATRGTTEEDFVRRQMRHLASKGIQVTEQEAHAVEPSTD